Proteins encoded by one window of Mycoplasma capricolum subsp. capricolum ATCC 27343:
- the rpsR gene encoding 30S ribosomal protein S18, with protein MQVKKIKKRKKVNFFQKNNIKYIDYKDVELLKKFISPNGQILPRRITGTSLKDQRQLALAIKRARQMALLPYVIE; from the coding sequence ATGCAAGTTAAAAAAATTAAAAAAAGAAAAAAGGTTAATTTCTTTCAAAAAAATAACATTAAATATATAGACTATAAAGATGTTGAATTACTAAAAAAATTCATTTCACCTAATGGTCAAATTTTACCAAGAAGAATTACAGGAACTTCTCTAAAAGATCAAAGACAATTGGCTTTAGCAATTAAAAGAGCTCGTCAAATGGCTTTATTACCATATGTAATTGAATAG
- a CDS encoding cold-shock protein — MSTGIVKWFNDEKGFGFITNDSDNKDVFVYFANINVNGYKTLEQGQKVSYELNKGIKGLEAFNVSITK; from the coding sequence ATGAGTACTGGTATAGTTAAATGATTTAATGATGAAAAAGGTTTTGGTTTCATAACAAATGATTCTGATAATAAAGATGTTTTTGTTTATTTTGCAAATATTAATGTAAATGGTTATAAAACTTTAGAACAAGGTCAAAAAGTAAGTTATGAATTAAATAAAGGTATAAAGGGATTAGAGGCATTTAATGTTTCAATCACTAAATAG
- a CDS encoding single-stranded DNA-binding protein — translation MNRVNLVGRITRDLELRVAKNGSKFVFFTVAVSEYSSREEKTNFIPCSAFDRTAENMVKFLSKGSLISVEGRITTRNNQTPDGRFETIVNVLAERVNFLEPAKSRNALMTEENDNLSPSQPTQENSDSSFDDLVVSDDDELSILWE, via the coding sequence ATGAATAGAGTAAATTTGGTAGGTAGAATTACACGAGATTTAGAACTAAGAGTAGCAAAAAATGGATCTAAGTTTGTCTTTTTTACAGTTGCTGTTTCTGAATATTCAAGTAGAGAAGAAAAGACTAATTTTATACCCTGTTCTGCATTTGATAGAACTGCTGAAAATATGGTTAAATTTTTGTCAAAAGGTAGTTTAATTTCAGTTGAAGGAAGAATTACAACTAGAAATAATCAAACACCTGATGGTAGATTTGAAACTATTGTAAATGTACTAGCTGAAAGAGTTAATTTCTTAGAACCAGCTAAAAGCAGAAATGCTTTAATGACTGAAGAAAACGATAATTTATCACCTAGCCAACCTACTCAAGAAAATAGCGATTCATCATTTGACGATTTAGTAGTTTCTGATGATGATGAACTTTCAATTTTATGAGAATAA
- a CDS encoding RNA-binding domain-containing protein: MFSRESEKIEFKKSTAELKEAVISLCAMLNKSNGGTVYFGIKNDGTIIGQQIGKTTTTDIVNEIKNYIKPNVYPDIKVLEENGLSYISVEVHGTEKPYSAYRKYYIRVDDQDQVVDNNELRKLFLTNEFTNFNWEKLATKYGEEEVDEKLLISYIRKANELGKINFIFKSVKETLIKLELMENDKLNNAGYYLFSKNKPITIKLGKFLTDEKITLIDNIRFKGNIFECINKSIEYIINNINQVYVYKDLRRVPEPEIPIKAIREIVVNSFVHMRITNGDYNEVSIFPSEVRIYNPGHFPLNTTPSSFAEGKLSSKLINPLIATTLYKNNLVENFGTGFQTVFSLCNSENIKYSYDISNFGFTFSFYRRKTDDEFLNVQNNIKNLNSESSTKSESQTLLLTSLEEKILNYCDRNGKISSLTELADEFDMAWITMQRTVSKLVKKNILKRVGSNKIGYWVHIEK, encoded by the coding sequence ATGTTTAGTAGAGAAAGTGAAAAGATAGAGTTTAAAAAAAGTACAGCTGAATTAAAAGAAGCAGTAATTTCATTATGTGCAATGTTAAATAAAAGTAATGGTGGAACTGTTTATTTTGGAATTAAAAATGATGGAACAATTATTGGACAACAAATTGGGAAAACAACAACAACTGATATTGTAAATGAAATAAAAAATTATATTAAACCAAATGTCTATCCAGATATTAAAGTTTTAGAAGAAAATGGTTTAAGTTATATATCTGTTGAAGTTCATGGTACTGAAAAACCGTACTCAGCATATAGAAAATATTACATAAGAGTTGATGATCAAGATCAAGTTGTTGATAATAATGAACTTAGAAAATTATTTTTAACTAATGAATTTACTAACTTTAATTGAGAAAAACTAGCAACAAAATATGGTGAAGAAGAAGTTGATGAAAAATTATTAATAAGTTATATAAGAAAAGCAAATGAACTAGGAAAGATTAACTTTATTTTTAAAAGTGTTAAGGAAACTTTAATAAAGTTAGAATTAATGGAAAATGATAAATTAAATAATGCCGGTTATTATCTATTCTCAAAAAATAAACCAATAACTATAAAATTAGGAAAGTTTTTAACAGATGAAAAAATAACACTTATTGATAATATTAGATTTAAAGGAAATATCTTTGAATGTATCAATAAGTCTATTGAATATATAATTAATAACATTAATCAAGTGTATGTTTATAAAGATTTAAGAAGAGTACCAGAACCAGAAATACCAATCAAAGCTATTCGTGAAATTGTAGTAAATAGTTTTGTTCATATGAGAATAACTAATGGTGATTATAATGAAGTATCGATTTTTCCAAGTGAAGTAAGAATTTATAATCCAGGACATTTCCCATTAAACACAACTCCATCAAGTTTTGCTGAAGGCAAGCTTTCATCTAAATTGATAAATCCACTTATAGCAACTACTTTATATAAGAACAATCTTGTTGAAAATTTTGGAACTGGATTTCAAACTGTATTTAGTTTATGTAATAGCGAAAATATAAAATACTCATATGATATTTCTAATTTTGGGTTTACTTTTAGTTTTTATAGAAGAAAAACAGATGATGAATTTTTAAATGTTCAAAATAATATTAAAAATTTAAATAGTGAATCTAGTACAAAATCTGAATCACAAACCTTATTATTAACCTCTTTAGAAGAAAAAATTTTAAATTATTGTGATAGAAATGGAAAAATTTCATCATTAACAGAACTTGCAGATGAGTTTGATATGGCTTGAATAACAATGCAAAGAACAGTTAGTAAATTAGTTAAGAAAAATATTTTAAAAAGAGTTGGTTCTAATAAGATAGGTTATTGAGTACATATTGAAAAATAG
- a CDS encoding Hsp33 family molecular chaperone HslO, which produces MDLKIRAISNKYNLRISIVDVSETIKEIADLQQSNTLANMVFSKFICCSTLIGMQFKNKEKTYVNWNAPDSLTKTMIAEYHDSKIRAYIQNKNVNISNFNNKDLNEIICLIASNKGDLIVSRDLNLKEPYVSNVEIEYGNIDYDFMKYFNQSNQTKSFITTEVKFDDNLEIKKVVGILVEMLPNHTKEDLDYISEKLGNTSYVKDVLVKSTNYYAIVKEIDNDATILDQSTISFECTCSYQKVLLILNLLNQNDLKDIIKDDKPVEVVCDFCNQKYNIQIQDVLTLLN; this is translated from the coding sequence ATGGATCTAAAAATAAGAGCAATTAGTAACAAATATAATTTAAGAATTTCAATAGTTGATGTTTCTGAAACAATAAAAGAAATTGCAGATTTACAACAATCAAATACATTAGCTAATATGGTTTTTTCTAAGTTTATTTGTTGTTCAACTTTAATTGGAATGCAGTTTAAAAATAAAGAAAAAACTTATGTTAATTGAAATGCACCAGACTCTTTAACTAAAACTATGATAGCTGAATATCATGATAGTAAAATTAGAGCTTATATACAAAATAAAAATGTAAATATAAGTAATTTCAATAATAAAGATCTTAACGAAATTATTTGTTTAATTGCTTCTAATAAAGGTGATTTAATAGTAAGTAGAGATTTGAATTTAAAAGAACCATATGTTTCAAATGTAGAAATTGAATATGGAAATATTGATTATGATTTTATGAAGTATTTTAATCAATCAAATCAAACCAAATCATTTATAACAACTGAAGTTAAATTTGATGATAATTTAGAAATAAAAAAAGTAGTTGGAATTTTAGTTGAAATGCTTCCAAATCACACAAAAGAAGATTTAGACTATATTTCAGAAAAACTAGGTAATACAAGTTATGTAAAAGATGTACTAGTTAAGTCAACTAATTATTATGCTATTGTTAAAGAAATTGATAATGATGCAACTATTTTAGACCAATCAACAATTAGTTTTGAGTGCACTTGTTCTTATCAAAAAGTTTTATTAATATTAAATCTTTTAAATCAAAATGATTTAAAAGATATTATTAAAGATGATAAACCTGTAGAAGTTGTATGTGATTTTTGTAATCAAAAATACAATATTCAGATACAAGACGTACTAACATTATTAAATTAA
- a CDS encoding FMN-dependent NADH-azoreductase, producing MSKVLVLKTTAQADEVSNSVALTNRFLEEYKKFNPDDEIIIVDLNKDEVGTSILTSETFPTFYQQEVTKKYINLLKSVDKLVIACPMYNFSTPVTLKSFIDHVSVANETFSYKYSKKGDAIGLITNLKAQILGVQGAPLGWYPWGQHTQYVEGAMRFLGIEFNKTVLLAGVKVAPLLELTPAQRVETIIDEVIQAAKTF from the coding sequence ATGAGTAAAGTTCTTGTTTTAAAAACAACAGCTCAAGCAGATGAAGTATCTAATTCTGTTGCCTTAACTAACAGATTTTTAGAAGAATATAAAAAATTTAACCCAGATGATGAAATTATTATTGTTGATTTAAATAAAGATGAAGTTGGAACTAGTATTTTAACTTCAGAAACATTCCCAACATTTTATCAACAAGAAGTTACTAAAAAATATATTAATTTATTAAAAAGTGTAGATAAATTAGTAATTGCTTGTCCAATGTATAATTTTTCAACCCCAGTAACATTAAAATCATTTATTGATCATGTTTCAGTTGCTAATGAAACATTTTCATACAAGTATTCTAAAAAAGGAGATGCAATTGGTTTAATTACTAATTTAAAAGCTCAAATTTTAGGAGTTCAAGGAGCACCATTAGGATGATATCCTTGAGGGCAACATACTCAATATGTTGAAGGGGCTATGAGATTTTTAGGAATCGAATTTAATAAAACTGTTTTATTAGCCGGAGTAAAAGTAGCACCATTATTAGAACTAACTCCAGCTCAAAGAGTAGAAACAATTATTGATGAAGTTATACAAGCTGCTAAAACTTTTTAA
- a CDS encoding ABC transporter ATP-binding protein: MAKDKKKTEVSEVSINIQQIQPISKSKKDDLEIVEKKKKLKPIKTETFSSTQAGQREYIIIPNEQNFEPGIKGLKQKQKLQKQLTSKYSKDILNKEHIITTQNYKPDLNKHIIELKNVKKSYITGDLETPVLKGIDIKLDKSDFIVILGPSGSGKTTFLNIISGLDKTSEGDVFVLGSNLSLLKDSHMTKFRRKTVGFVFQQYNLLTNLTAKENAEVGENLSSKKNGMSIDEIFETIGMKDQMNKYPHQMSGGQQQRVSIARALAKNPDILFADEPTGALDEEMGRKVLEILVKVNKEYKTTVIVVTHNPNIAKIANTVIHIKNGIIDNLEHNAHPADPQTIEWA, from the coding sequence ATGGCTAAAGATAAGAAAAAAACTGAGGTCTCTGAGGTTTCTATTAATATTCAACAAATCCAACCAATCAGTAAATCTAAAAAAGATGACCTTGAAATAGTTGAAAAAAAGAAAAAATTAAAACCAATTAAAACTGAGACTTTTTCATCAACTCAAGCAGGTCAAAGAGAATATATAATTATTCCAAATGAACAAAATTTTGAACCAGGAATTAAAGGGTTAAAACAAAAGCAAAAACTTCAAAAACAATTAACTAGTAAATATTCAAAAGATATTTTAAATAAAGAGCATATAATCACTACTCAAAACTATAAGCCAGATTTAAATAAACACATTATTGAATTAAAAAATGTTAAAAAATCTTATATTACTGGTGATTTAGAAACTCCTGTTTTAAAAGGTATTGACATTAAATTAGATAAATCAGATTTTATTGTTATTTTAGGACCTTCTGGATCGGGAAAAACTACTTTTTTAAATATTATTTCAGGTTTAGATAAAACTAGTGAAGGTGATGTTTTTGTTTTGGGATCTAATCTTTCTTTACTAAAAGACTCTCATATGACTAAGTTTAGAAGAAAAACTGTTGGTTTTGTTTTTCAGCAATATAACTTATTGACTAATTTAACTGCTAAAGAAAATGCTGAAGTTGGAGAAAATCTTTCAAGTAAAAAAAATGGAATGTCAATTGATGAAATTTTTGAAACAATTGGAATGAAAGATCAAATGAACAAATATCCTCATCAAATGTCAGGAGGACAACAACAACGTGTTTCAATAGCAAGAGCATTAGCTAAAAATCCAGACATTTTATTTGCTGATGAACCAACTGGAGCATTAGATGAAGAAATGGGACGTAAAGTTCTAGAAATTTTAGTTAAAGTTAATAAAGAATATAAAACTACTGTTATTGTAGTTACTCACAACCCAAACATTGCTAAAATTGCAAATACTGTAATTCATATTAAAAATGGAATTATCGATAATTTAGAACATAATGCACACCCAGCTGATCCACAAACCATTGAATGAGCCTAG
- the rpsF gene encoding 30S ribosomal protein S6, with product MIKKYEVMYILDQDLKDTKELVAKLDGILSEGGQILESNDLGLLDFTYEINHKKKGFYHIVIVQATTQAIKEFERIAKIDKNVVRTLVLNTQNIQNYEQSVVLSKTDMTKFEEEQREKKNFRKPFIKREEAATKENK from the coding sequence ATGATTAAAAAATATGAAGTAATGTATATTTTAGATCAAGATCTAAAAGATACAAAAGAACTAGTAGCAAAATTAGATGGCATTTTATCTGAAGGTGGGCAAATCTTAGAATCTAATGATTTAGGTTTATTAGATTTTACTTATGAAATTAATCATAAGAAAAAAGGTTTTTATCACATAGTTATTGTTCAAGCAACTACTCAAGCAATTAAAGAATTTGAACGTATTGCTAAAATTGATAAAAATGTTGTTAGAACTTTAGTTTTAAATACACAAAACATTCAAAACTATGAACAATCAGTTGTTTTATCAAAAACAGATATGACTAAATTTGAAGAAGAACAACGTGAAAAGAAAAACTTTAGAAAACCATTTATCAAAAGAGAAGAAGCTGCAACTAAAGAAAACAAATAA